Proteins from a genomic interval of bacterium YEK0313:
- a CDS encoding Phd_YefM, with protein MRVSVTDAKAQLTEVVRRAEAGDEVILTRHGQPAVRLVPLQPRPTARSRRALMDAVQASAAAKATAGPTAARSQDFLYADDGMPE; from the coding sequence ATGCGGGTCTCCGTGACAGACGCCAAGGCACAATTGACCGAGGTCGTGCGACGCGCCGAAGCGGGCGACGAAGTCATCCTGACACGCCACGGCCAGCCCGCCGTGCGGCTGGTGCCGCTTCAGCCTCGCCCGACCGCAAGGTCGCGCCGCGCTCTCATGGACGCCGTCCAGGCTTCGGCAGCGGCCAAAGCCACGGCGGGACCGACCGCGGCGCGAAGCCAAGACTTTCTTTATGCGGACGACGGGATGCCCGAATGA
- a CDS encoding Ribonuclease VapC30 translates to MIAVDTSALMAILLREQAAEACMTALQAEDDLIISAATVAEALIVAARRNVRDEMERLIAELGFRIVDVTPAVAHRVAQAYEMWGKGRHPAALNFGDCFAYELAKDHGSRLLYTGNGFARTDVRAAL, encoded by the coding sequence ATGATCGCCGTCGATACCTCCGCGCTGATGGCAATCCTTCTCCGCGAACAGGCAGCCGAAGCGTGCATGACGGCTCTGCAGGCCGAAGACGATCTGATCATTTCCGCCGCAACTGTTGCGGAGGCGCTGATCGTCGCCGCTCGGCGCAATGTACGGGACGAAATGGAGCGCCTGATCGCAGAGCTCGGCTTTCGGATCGTCGATGTGACGCCGGCAGTTGCCCACCGGGTGGCCCAGGCCTACGAGATGTGGGGCAAGGGCCGACATCCAGCGGCGCTGAACTTTGGCGATTGCTTCGCTTATGAGCTCGCCAAGGACCATGGCAGCCGGCTGCTCTACACCGGCAACGGCTTCGCCCGGACCGATGTCCGGGCAGCTCTTTGA
- a CDS encoding D-hydantoinase, with protein sequence MPAQPYDIVIRGGTVATASGRFLADVAVSGETIAAVGRGLGPGAREIDATGKLVLPGGIDAHTHIEQVSAGGLLNADSFESATTSAAFGGNTTVISFAAQHRGLDLRKVVDDYSALAARGALIDYAFHLIVANPDVKTIETDLPALIGEGHASIKLFMTYDLIKVDDEPLLDVLLTARQNRALLCVHAENHGMISWMGKRLVAKGYTAPKFHAISHPRGSEAEAFTRLITAAALIDQPIMIFHVSTREGAEVIRKARGEGLKVFAETCPQYLFLTRHDLDKPGLEGAKWMCSPPPREVEDQEALWRALALGDIQTVTSDHAPYRFDETGKLSAGPQPTFKQIANGLPGLEVRLPLMFDAMVSKGRPEFGGRGLEAFVDLTATAPASIYNLPNKGAIAPGLDADIAIWDPARVVTLSDQMMHDRTGFTPFAGRTVQGWPVHVLSRGRDVIAGGAVGVAPGTGRWLKRQGGWAAEPTGRLTADMDPERNFGARLL encoded by the coding sequence ATGCCCGCCCAGCCCTACGATATCGTCATCCGCGGCGGCACGGTCGCCACCGCCAGCGGCCGTTTCCTCGCCGATGTCGCGGTTTCCGGCGAGACGATCGCCGCCGTCGGCCGCGGCCTCGGACCCGGCGCGCGCGAGATCGACGCGACCGGCAAGCTGGTCCTGCCCGGCGGCATCGACGCCCACACCCATATCGAGCAGGTCTCGGCGGGCGGTCTCCTCAATGCCGACAGTTTCGAGAGCGCCACCACCTCGGCGGCCTTCGGCGGCAACACCACGGTGATCTCCTTCGCCGCGCAGCACCGCGGCCTCGACCTGCGCAAGGTGGTCGACGACTATTCGGCGCTCGCCGCGCGCGGCGCGCTGATCGACTATGCCTTCCACCTGATCGTCGCCAATCCCGACGTCAAGACGATCGAGACCGACCTGCCGGCGCTGATCGGCGAGGGCCATGCCTCGATCAAGCTGTTCATGACCTACGACCTCATCAAGGTCGACGACGAGCCGCTGCTCGACGTGCTGCTCACCGCCCGCCAGAACCGGGCGCTGCTCTGCGTCCATGCCGAGAACCATGGCATGATCTCCTGGATGGGCAAGCGCCTGGTCGCCAAGGGCTACACCGCCCCGAAATTCCATGCGATCAGCCATCCGCGCGGTTCCGAGGCGGAGGCCTTCACGCGCCTGATCACGGCCGCGGCGCTGATCGACCAGCCGATCATGATCTTCCATGTCTCCACCCGCGAGGGCGCGGAGGTGATCCGCAAGGCGCGCGGCGAGGGGCTGAAGGTCTTCGCCGAGACCTGCCCGCAATATCTGTTCCTGACCCGCCACGACCTCGACAAGCCAGGCCTCGAAGGCGCCAAGTGGATGTGCTCGCCGCCGCCCCGCGAGGTGGAGGACCAGGAGGCGCTCTGGCGCGCGCTCGCGCTTGGCGACATCCAGACGGTGACCTCCGATCACGCGCCCTATCGCTTCGACGAGACGGGCAAGCTCTCCGCCGGCCCGCAGCCGACCTTCAAGCAGATCGCCAACGGCCTGCCGGGGCTCGAAGTGCGCCTGCCCCTGATGTTCGATGCCATGGTCTCCAAGGGCCGGCCGGAATTCGGCGGCCGCGGCCTCGAGGCCTTCGTCGATCTGACCGCCACGGCGCCGGCCTCGATCTACAACCTGCCGAACAAGGGCGCGATCGCGCCGGGCCTCGATGCCGACATCGCGATCTGGGATCCCGCGCGCGTCGTCACCCTCAGCGACCAGATGATGCACGATCGGACCGGCTTCACGCCCTTTGCCGGCCGCACCGTTCAGGGCTGGCCGGTCCATGTGTTGTCGCGCGGCCGCGACGTGATCGCCGGCGGCGCGGTTGGCGTCGCGCCGGGCACGGGGCGCTGGTTGAAGCGCCAGGGCGGCTGGGCGGCGGAGCCGACCGGCCGGCTCACCGCCGACATGGATCCCGAGCGCAATTTCGGCGCGCGGCTCCTGTAG
- the murI_2 gene encoding Glutamate racemase — translation MARRPRILVINPNSNEAVTEGLREALKPLAYAEGPDIVCTTLAEGPFGIETQEHVDSIAIPLRRKVEATNDADAFVIACYSDPGIHAAREGTSRPVFGIAESGVLTALARAERFGVIAIKSGSIPRHMRYLRQMALTDRLAGERALEMSVAETAAGEKTLERMIAVGRQLKEIDGAGAIVMGCAGMARHRRPLEEALGLPVIDPTQAAVTMAIGTLAVAG, via the coding sequence ATGGCACGCAGACCCCGTATCCTCGTCATCAACCCCAATTCCAACGAGGCGGTCACCGAGGGCCTGCGCGAGGCGCTGAAGCCCCTCGCCTATGCGGAAGGCCCGGACATCGTCTGCACGACGCTCGCCGAAGGTCCCTTCGGCATCGAGACCCAGGAACATGTCGACAGCATCGCGATTCCGCTGCGCCGCAAGGTGGAAGCGACCAACGACGCCGACGCCTTCGTCATCGCCTGCTATTCCGATCCCGGCATCCATGCCGCGCGCGAGGGCACCAGCCGCCCGGTCTTCGGCATTGCCGAGAGCGGCGTGCTGACCGCGCTCGCCCGCGCCGAGCGGTTCGGCGTGATCGCCATCAAGAGCGGCTCCATCCCCCGCCACATGCGCTATCTCAGGCAGATGGCGCTGACCGACCGGCTCGCCGGCGAAAGGGCACTGGAAATGTCGGTGGCCGAGACCGCCGCCGGCGAGAAGACGCTGGAGCGCATGATCGCGGTCGGGCGCCAGCTGAAGGAGATCGACGGCGCCGGCGCCATCGTCATGGGCTGCGCCGGCATGGCCCGGCATCGCCGGCCGCTGGAAGAAGCCCTGGGCCTTCCGGTGATCGATCCGACCCAGGCCGCCGTCACCATGGCGATCGGCACGCTCGCCGTCGCCGGCTGA
- the ssuA_5 gene encoding Putative aliphatic sulfonates-binding protein precursor, translating into MRPVGRRDLLKRAGAFALAAALPAPACAAGGGDKVTLAWAPVLQSLPLCVARDEGLFERAGLAIEMMRLQAQAHLVEAVVSGRADASAPGASVGLATIAETREPGSLRVSGFQGASNSLNRIADGLITLRQAPIAALGDLRGRSLGHLPGASWRTVARHMVRRAGLDPERDVRFVELAGGLHREALTSGTVEAVLSVEPVVSLAVASGTAKRILANLGAAAIADPFFAGASLIGTSFVRERPDVARRLIGALDEATSRIEADFDRYRPLIVHCTGIEPAEAGLVPQPYLKGWRDLGEADRRSYRAFVETLVTERALSASARGADMILKPSDFSA; encoded by the coding sequence ATGAGGCCAGTCGGACGCCGCGACCTCCTGAAGCGTGCCGGTGCTTTTGCGCTCGCCGCCGCGCTGCCGGCGCCCGCGTGCGCCGCGGGCGGGGGCGACAAGGTGACGCTGGCCTGGGCGCCGGTCCTGCAGTCGCTGCCGCTCTGCGTTGCCCGCGACGAGGGGCTGTTCGAGCGTGCCGGCCTTGCGATCGAGATGATGCGCCTGCAGGCGCAGGCCCATCTCGTCGAGGCCGTCGTTTCCGGCCGCGCCGACGCCAGTGCGCCGGGCGCCTCGGTCGGCCTCGCCACCATTGCCGAGACCCGCGAGCCGGGCAGCCTGCGCGTTTCCGGCTTCCAGGGCGCGAGCAACAGTCTCAACCGCATCGCCGACGGGCTGATCACGCTGCGCCAGGCGCCGATCGCCGCTCTCGGCGACCTGCGCGGCCGTTCGCTCGGTCATCTGCCCGGCGCCTCCTGGCGCACGGTCGCCCGGCACATGGTGCGGCGGGCCGGCCTCGATCCGGAGCGGGACGTCCGTTTTGTCGAGCTTGCCGGCGGCCTGCACCGCGAGGCGCTGACATCGGGCACCGTCGAGGCGGTCCTCTCGGTCGAGCCGGTCGTGTCGCTGGCGGTCGCCTCGGGCACCGCGAAACGCATTCTCGCCAATCTCGGCGCGGCGGCGATCGCCGATCCCTTCTTCGCCGGAGCCTCGCTGATCGGCACGAGCTTCGTCCGCGAGCGTCCCGATGTCGCCCGCCGCCTGATCGGCGCGCTCGACGAGGCGACCAGCCGCATCGAAGCGGATTTCGATCGCTATCGCCCGCTCATCGTGCATTGCACCGGCATCGAGCCGGCCGAGGCGGGCCTCGTGCCGCAGCCCTATCTGAAGGGCTGGCGTGACCTCGGCGAGGCCGACCGCCGGTCGTACCGGGCCTTTGTCGAGACGCTGGTGACCGAGCGCGCGCTGAGTGCTTCCGCGCGCGGCGCCGACATGATCCTGAAGCCGAGCGACTTTTCCGCCTGA
- a CDS encoding Glyoxalase-like domain protein, which translates to MRSFRDAKAMATTLRQSLAAKNIQISHAQALELVAAQFGCAGWNVLAARIAAEEPAGTAKPAESDTIGFEAAIPIIRIFDIAKAREFYLGFLGFAVDWDHRFDEGMPLYMQISRAGLVLHLSEHHGDASPGSTTFVRMRGIRALHAELIGTHYSYMRPGLEQADWGLELTVHDPFGNRLRFCESNGA; encoded by the coding sequence ATGCGTTCGTTCCGCGACGCGAAGGCCATGGCCACGACGCTCCGTCAGTCCCTGGCCGCAAAGAATATTCAGATCAGCCACGCGCAGGCGCTCGAGCTGGTCGCAGCCCAGTTCGGCTGCGCCGGCTGGAACGTGCTCGCCGCCCGGATCGCGGCGGAGGAGCCGGCCGGCACGGCGAAGCCGGCCGAAAGCGACACCATAGGCTTCGAGGCGGCGATCCCGATCATCCGGATCTTCGACATCGCCAAGGCGCGGGAATTCTATCTCGGCTTCCTCGGATTTGCCGTCGACTGGGACCATCGTTTCGACGAGGGCATGCCGCTCTACATGCAGATCTCGCGGGCCGGTCTCGTCCTGCACCTGAGCGAACATCACGGCGATGCCAGCCCCGGCAGCACCACTTTCGTGCGCATGCGCGGCATCCGCGCGCTGCACGCGGAATTGATCGGCACGCACTATTCCTACATGCGGCCCGGCCTCGAACAGGCCGACTGGGGCCTGGAACTGACCGTGCACGACCCGTTCGGCAACCGCCTGCGCTTCTGCGAAAGCAACGGCGCGTGA
- the yejB gene encoding Inner membrane ABC transporter permease protein YejB, giving the protein MLTYIVRRLLLMIPTLFGIMLVSFVVIQFAPGGPVERVIAQLTGNDASATQRVSGGGDAARQAAAGAEATASRYRGAQGLDPQFIAQLEKQFGFDKPAHERFLLMLKNYIRFDFGKSYFRDVPVLTLIGEKLPVSVSLGLWLTLLTYAVSIPLGIRKAVTDGSRFDVWTSAVIVVGYAIPGFLFAILLIVVFAGGSFLDWFPLRGLHSDNYRQMSFVGQALDYAWHLVLPLTAMALGAFATMTLLTKNSFLDEIRKQYVLTARAKGLDERGVLYGHVFRNAMLIIIAGFPGAFVHAFFTGSLLIETIFSLDGLGLLGFESVLNRDYPVVFATLFIFSLVGLVVNLISDLMYTWVDPRIDFEAREV; this is encoded by the coding sequence ATGCTGACCTATATCGTCCGCCGCCTGCTCCTGATGATCCCGACCCTGTTCGGGATCATGCTCGTCTCCTTCGTGGTCATCCAGTTCGCGCCGGGCGGACCGGTGGAGCGGGTGATCGCGCAATTGACCGGCAACGACGCCTCGGCGACCCAGCGCGTCTCCGGCGGCGGCGATGCCGCCCGCCAGGCGGCGGCGGGGGCCGAGGCGACCGCCAGCCGCTATCGCGGCGCGCAGGGGCTCGACCCGCAGTTCATCGCCCAGCTCGAAAAGCAGTTCGGCTTCGACAAGCCGGCGCATGAGCGCTTCCTGCTCATGCTGAAAAACTACATCCGCTTCGATTTCGGCAAGAGCTATTTCCGCGACGTCCCGGTGCTGACGCTGATCGGCGAGAAACTGCCCGTCTCGGTCTCGCTCGGCCTCTGGCTCACGCTCCTGACCTATGCCGTGTCGATCCCGCTCGGCATCCGCAAGGCGGTCACCGACGGCTCGCGCTTCGACGTCTGGACCTCGGCCGTCATCGTGGTCGGCTATGCCATTCCCGGCTTCCTCTTCGCGATCCTCCTGATCGTCGTCTTCGCCGGCGGCTCGTTCCTCGACTGGTTCCCGCTGCGCGGCCTGCATTCCGACAACTACCGGCAGATGAGCTTTGTCGGCCAGGCCCTGGACTATGCCTGGCATCTCGTCCTGCCGCTCACCGCAATGGCGCTCGGCGCCTTCGCCACCATGACGCTGCTGACCAAGAACTCGTTTCTCGACGAGATCCGCAAGCAATATGTGCTGACCGCGCGGGCCAAGGGGCTGGATGAGCGCGGCGTGCTCTACGGCCATGTCTTCCGCAACGCCATGCTGATCATCATCGCCGGCTTTCCCGGCGCCTTCGTCCATGCCTTCTTCACCGGCTCGCTGCTGATCGAAACGATCTTCTCGCTCGACGGGCTCGGCCTTCTCGGCTTCGAAAGCGTGCTGAACCGCGACTACCCGGTGGTGTTCGCAACGCTCTTCATCTTTTCGCTGGTCGGGCTGGTGGTGAACCTGATCTCGGATCTCATGTATACCTGGGTCGATCCGCGCATCGACTTCGAGGCGCGCGAGGTCTGA
- the yejE gene encoding Inner membrane ABC transporter permease protein YejE: protein MEASATRTDPTPAASPRTDWLSPLNRRRLANFRANRRGLWSLRLFLLLFVATLFAEAIANDRPLYINLEGRHYFPVLFDYSERSLGGEFETPADYKDPFLLDLFAEKQAFLLWPPIRHSASSTVKDPVTPFPSAPTWMQRDKLPDCAAAEAMPRSQRPQGSSYCTLGNWNWLGTDDQGRDVVARVIYGFRISVLFGLTLTIISSLVGIAAGAVQGYFGGWTDLLFQRFIEIWTAIPSLYLLLIISSVITPSFFVLLGILLLFSWVGLVGLVRAEFLRARNFEYVNAARALGVSSLTIMKRHLLPNAMVATVTFLPFILSGSVMTLTALDFLGFGLPVGSPSLGELLQQGKSNLQAPWLALTAFVTVAVMLSLLIFAGEAVRDAFDPRKTFA, encoded by the coding sequence ATGGAGGCATCGGCGACCAGAACCGACCCGACTCCCGCGGCCAGCCCCAGGACCGACTGGCTGAGCCCGCTCAACCGGCGCCGGCTGGCCAATTTCCGGGCCAACAGGCGCGGCCTGTGGAGCCTCAGGCTGTTCCTCCTGCTGTTCGTGGCGACGCTGTTCGCCGAAGCGATCGCCAATGATCGCCCGCTCTACATCAATCTGGAGGGCCGGCATTATTTCCCGGTCCTGTTCGACTATTCCGAGCGCAGCCTCGGCGGCGAATTCGAAACGCCGGCCGACTACAAGGATCCGTTCCTGCTCGACCTGTTCGCCGAGAAGCAGGCCTTTCTGCTCTGGCCGCCGATCCGGCACAGCGCCTCCTCCACCGTCAAGGACCCGGTGACGCCCTTTCCCTCCGCGCCGACCTGGATGCAGCGCGACAAGCTGCCCGACTGCGCCGCCGCCGAAGCCATGCCGCGCAGCCAGCGGCCGCAGGGGTCGAGCTATTGCACGCTCGGCAACTGGAACTGGCTCGGCACCGACGACCAGGGTCGCGACGTCGTCGCGCGGGTGATCTACGGCTTCCGCATCTCGGTGCTGTTCGGCCTGACCCTGACCATCATCTCCTCGCTGGTCGGCATCGCGGCCGGCGCCGTGCAGGGTTATTTCGGCGGCTGGACCGACCTGCTGTTCCAGCGCTTCATCGAGATCTGGACGGCGATCCCCTCGCTCTACCTGCTGCTGATCATCTCCTCGGTGATCACGCCGAGCTTCTTCGTCCTGCTCGGCATTCTGCTCCTGTTCTCCTGGGTCGGGCTGGTCGGCCTGGTGCGCGCGGAGTTCCTGCGCGCCCGCAATTTCGAATATGTCAACGCGGCGCGCGCGCTCGGCGTCTCCTCGCTCACCATCATGAAGCGCCATCTCCTGCCCAATGCGATGGTCGCGACGGTCACCTTCCTGCCCTTCATCCTCTCGGGCAGCGTGATGACCCTGACCGCCCTCGACTTTCTCGGCTTCGGCCTGCCGGTCGGCTCGCCCTCGCTCGGCGAATTGCTGCAGCAGGGCAAGTCCAACCTGCAGGCGCCCTGGCTGGCGCTGACGGCCTTCGTCACGGTGGCCGTCATGCTGTCGCTGCTGATCTTCGCGGGGGAAGCGGTGCGCGATGCCTTCGACCCGCGCAAGACCTTCGCGTGA
- the vapC_6 gene encoding tRNA(fMet)-specific endonuclease VapC: protein MTPDGTTVAVPVYLDANVLIRLMERSEAAAGALDPVWERIEAGRLAAVTSWLSYAEVLVQPLRARDDGLVLGYDDLFAGQVLPLTVSPVTAEVLRTAAHLRARLPALKLTDAIHLATAEAAGCRALLSGDRKLGLAGNIDLIDPESPRDLDRFLRALP from the coding sequence GTGACGCCGGACGGAACGACCGTGGCGGTGCCGGTCTATCTCGACGCCAATGTGCTGATCCGGCTGATGGAGCGATCGGAGGCCGCCGCCGGCGCCCTCGATCCCGTCTGGGAGCGGATCGAGGCCGGACGGCTCGCCGCGGTGACGAGCTGGCTCAGCTATGCCGAGGTGCTGGTGCAGCCGCTACGGGCCCGCGATGACGGCCTCGTCCTCGGCTACGACGACCTGTTCGCCGGCCAGGTCCTGCCGCTCACCGTCAGCCCCGTCACCGCCGAGGTGCTGCGCACGGCGGCACATTTGCGCGCCCGGCTGCCGGCACTGAAACTGACCGACGCCATCCACCTCGCGACCGCCGAGGCCGCCGGCTGCCGCGCCCTGCTGTCGGGCGACAGGAAGCTTGGCCTTGCCGGCAACATCGACCTGATCGACCCCGAATCCCCGCGCGATCTCGACCGTTTCCTGAGGGCCCTGCCATGA